A window from Haloarchaeobius amylolyticus encodes these proteins:
- a CDS encoding Cdc6/Cdc18 family protein, producing the protein MIADARVLQPEFIPQEVEHRNAEVNHLSNALKPIMDGQSGETALLYGPSGAGKTCIAKYTVEKLRENVLDINTQYVNCWQDYSRYRVLYRILEGINETVDVQRQSTPKDELSARLHDYDGPQYVIILDEVDQLQDSKVLYDLYQAHKITMVLVANREEELFSQLEDRLVSRLQSCVRIQFDKYHMEELVAILEARARWGLTEDSIGNRELRLIADSAAGDARVGIGILRSAARRADQQGTDEITRSIIEEAVPAGKEEVRQNTLERLTDHQHALYDIIEEAGEISSGDLYERYVERLEDPKAKRTMRYHLKKLDHYGLITSHGEKRGRSYSIA; encoded by the coding sequence ATGATCGCCGACGCCCGCGTCCTCCAGCCCGAGTTCATCCCGCAGGAGGTCGAGCATCGCAACGCCGAGGTGAACCACCTCTCGAACGCGCTCAAGCCGATCATGGACGGGCAGTCCGGCGAGACCGCCCTGCTGTACGGCCCCAGCGGCGCCGGCAAGACCTGTATCGCGAAGTACACCGTCGAGAAGCTCCGCGAGAACGTCCTCGACATCAACACCCAGTACGTCAACTGCTGGCAGGACTACTCCCGGTACCGCGTCCTCTACCGAATCCTCGAAGGAATCAACGAGACCGTGGACGTCCAGCGTCAGTCCACCCCCAAGGACGAACTCTCCGCACGACTGCACGACTACGACGGCCCGCAGTACGTCATCATCCTCGACGAGGTCGACCAGCTCCAGGACTCGAAGGTGCTCTACGACCTCTACCAGGCCCACAAGATAACCATGGTCCTCGTCGCCAACCGCGAGGAGGAGCTCTTCTCACAGCTCGAGGACCGGCTCGTGAGCCGCCTGCAGAGCTGCGTTCGCATCCAGTTCGACAAGTACCACATGGAGGAACTGGTCGCCATCCTCGAAGCCAGGGCGCGCTGGGGACTCACCGAGGACAGTATCGGCAACCGAGAGCTCAGGTTGATTGCCGATAGTGCGGCCGGGGACGCACGGGTCGGTATCGGCATCCTCCGGTCGGCCGCCCGCCGGGCAGACCAGCAGGGCACGGACGAGATCACGCGGAGCATCATCGAGGAAGCCGTCCCCGCCGGCAAGGAAGAGGTCCGACAGAACACGCTGGAGCGCCTCACCGACCACCAGCACGCCCTCTACGACATCATCGAGGAAGCGGGCGAGATATCGTCGGGCGACCTCTACGAGAGATACGTCGAACGCCTCGAGGACCCGAAGGCCAAACGCACGATGCGGTACCACCTCAAGAAGCTCGACCACTACGGCCTCATCACGAGCCACGGCGAGAAACGCGGGCGGTCCTACAGTATCGCGTAG
- a CDS encoding rhodanese-like domain-containing protein, with the protein MSKIRPDELDARIDSEQPLVLDIRPRDAYQNGNIDGSENLPVYEALRSGDTDALRERLDGIPRDRQVVTVCKMGIVAKRATSVLDDEGYEATTLAGGMSGWRGYQGDTLGYKVRSLLWRLF; encoded by the coding sequence ATGAGCAAGATCCGCCCCGACGAACTGGACGCCAGGATCGATAGTGAACAACCCCTCGTCCTCGACATCCGCCCCCGAGATGCCTACCAGAATGGGAACATCGACGGGAGCGAGAACCTTCCCGTATACGAGGCCCTTCGTTCGGGTGACACTGACGCCCTCCGGGAACGTCTCGACGGTATCCCCAGAGACCGCCAGGTGGTGACCGTCTGTAAGATGGGCATCGTTGCAAAGCGAGCGACCAGCGTCCTCGACGACGAGGGGTACGAGGCGACCACGCTCGCCGGTGGGATGAGTGGCTGGCGTGGCTACCAGGGTGACACGTTGGGGTATAAGGTTCGATCATTGCTCTGGCGTTTGTTTTGA
- a CDS encoding 2'-5' RNA ligase family protein, whose translation MSNVYSIWLIPDEGSPEYKALDQTIGEYAEKYPDAPDFRPHITVLGGIEVERDVIESKARELTDSQTPFEVEFMSLSCSTTTYQCVFLLANPSIELLSLNQRAVEELGQENSMYVPHLSLVYSDMPLQERLDAVHSVDSESLPNSIQISTVEVVDTGGDVPDWEPVAEYQL comes from the coding sequence ATGTCCAACGTGTATTCTATCTGGCTGATTCCAGACGAGGGGTCGCCGGAATATAAAGCACTTGACCAGACGATTGGAGAATACGCTGAAAAGTATCCCGACGCCCCAGATTTCCGGCCGCATATCACGGTTCTCGGAGGGATCGAAGTGGAGCGCGATGTAATCGAATCAAAAGCCCGGGAACTCACAGACAGCCAAACTCCGTTCGAGGTCGAGTTCATGAGTCTGTCATGTTCGACGACGACCTACCAGTGCGTCTTCCTCCTCGCGAATCCATCGATCGAGTTACTATCATTAAATCAGCGTGCTGTCGAGGAGTTAGGACAGGAGAACAGTATGTATGTTCCCCATCTGAGCCTGGTATACAGCGATATGCCCCTCCAGGAGCGACTAGATGCGGTCCATTCGGTCGATAGTGAGTCGCTACCGAACAGCATACAGATTTCGACGGTCGAAGTTGTCGATACAGGCGGTGATGTACCCGATTGGGAACCCGTAGCTGAGTACCAGCTCTGA
- a CDS encoding inositol monophosphatase family protein gives MTRGRISFRAQTVMDTKYLEVAKEAALNAAEVQRARFGDVSSFEYKEGNEIVTEADYRSEEAIKSVINERFPQHTVISEESNPALELPPEHVWVVDPIDGTVNYQHGFSQFCVGIALLDEQGVKVSAIHNPISKDMYTAVRDGGARLNGDPIGVSDTERMAQSLLAASWSNEEFSEKEIFDTLREIHTSSHGFRKTGSAVLSMALTAAGVFDGHCSISLGKWDVAAGILLVEEAGGKVTNLAGDDDHRKIIDDSIVATNGQIHESFREML, from the coding sequence ATGACGAGAGGAAGGATATCGTTCCGTGCCCAGACAGTAATGGATACTAAATACCTGGAAGTGGCGAAGGAGGCGGCTTTAAACGCTGCAGAGGTACAGCGTGCCCGATTCGGAGACGTATCCTCATTCGAATACAAGGAGGGGAACGAGATCGTAACAGAGGCAGATTACAGGTCGGAAGAGGCGATCAAATCTGTTATCAACGAGCGTTTCCCACAGCACACGGTTATCTCAGAGGAATCCAATCCAGCTCTCGAGCTGCCCCCGGAGCATGTCTGGGTCGTCGACCCGATCGACGGAACGGTAAATTATCAACACGGCTTTTCACAGTTCTGTGTCGGAATCGCGTTACTAGACGAGCAAGGTGTCAAAGTCAGCGCCATCCACAACCCGATCTCGAAGGACATGTACACTGCTGTCAGGGACGGTGGTGCGAGGCTCAATGGAGACCCAATCGGTGTCTCCGACACCGAACGCATGGCGCAGTCCCTGCTAGCTGCTAGCTGGTCAAATGAGGAATTTTCTGAGAAGGAGATCTTTGACACACTCCGGGAGATACACACTTCCTCACACGGTTTTCGAAAGACCGGATCCGCGGTTCTGTCCATGGCGTTGACTGCTGCTGGTGTCTTCGACGGTCATTGCTCGATATCACTCGGAAAGTGGGATGTCGCCGCAGGGATATTACTGGTCGAAGAGGCCGGAGGCAAAGTCACAAATTTAGCAGGTGACGACGACCACCGGAAGATCATCGACGATTCGATCGTGGCGACCAATGGCCAGATTCACGAGAGCTTTAGAGAGATGCTGTAG